The proteins below are encoded in one region of Antennarius striatus isolate MH-2024 chromosome 7, ASM4005453v1, whole genome shotgun sequence:
- the pde4dip gene encoding myomegalin isoform X7, translating into MSGFLYRGRHSGVEEPTRPKSHRTAMDSSGGETDKRPPVPTLSLRGLEQHLSDLKKENFSLKLRIYFLEEKIQQKFEESSDGVHKENVELKVEVESLKNDLEEKQQLLDEALAAQERLSNQNEAELQRLLAESQEEISRLQEEAELARVEAERMSSLAEVEVQRRRELQREMEERMEERMEERMEERMEERMEERMEERMQSGDVTLDHNDGLIDQLTQQNQSLCFRVDEQTEVLFGSSPLQKERRVEQRKPAFCSCGRSSAAQQDRLRPLWAKIRTGEIRNQELQERLDLVELELRSAREEAEQREMEVQKISAEARSNEAQASDLRQVVEEQNQMLCSLKEIADRSQLQASGSDVVRRHGDVLVLQASLFRAQLELQAGERAQLQAARTLEDQNRLLQRLEDNLQVALQRRRETETHNRELQRLLEEVRTALLEREELLREANQERRGREAETESTITELKTRLQTKEQLIQDFLLLQDENRDALVQKLRQRIRERDRALERTLDDRFEWAEQKEAESRRLQLLLREQDRDLERQRCVLANNQETISSLEVLLRGRALEAEQLSDAWRSVQRQQQDGEERQSHALRERDAIIRRLQGALQASTQEAQDLRCSLQVQSAPTSVLEQLKLHLQLKDRLFQEILADQASWAQEHQDQVQVLLRTISCRDQYIQESAGRVGEVMEEQTGRLQELRRQLSFRTGSKVDSGSELELQEELQAAQEELRLALRREKQNQELSRSQAAREENLRRTLSEKEEVIRDLHRQLVAPPDLPLVERLTQEVQELRESLVQHTRVPGPDRPECGEPSPEDEDEADGSVSSDEDESELKARSEARTQDYVAGCPAGSFEGQGLMEVQQLVEQKKVVERELGGLKAQLEKAGFSSLSEMRKVLLSLQEETRELKHQLTDGRHGDREEELDVPIEGMEEEEEDEVEQWEVSLPQRKKRADELQPRPSSPVAIATNPLQPAMSGLAFPVPQDHQDHREPRGAAVQQDSKADLQDPGYETCGRSENEAERDDTSSPEFDDLEMCTSLDCGSQWWPSVNSSSAFNKGSAQSSAQNSAHGDASLRRLVEDLRSQLTRSQAVIRGLQSRLRSLSTSSDLDPPATRKVNWFQSPPQSGTEEDEGWQSSDGGLLGSSSQSDSGLQELASRVNALEDQLRSGGAKSVSGDRKCGPWPGKVDALIQAQARELSHLRQRLKEGRGLCSILSQHLGETTKAFEELLRANDVDFYMGQSFREQLAQSGALAQRVGAKISSTGDPPEEQEEKTELLAIRLSKELQQKDKVIESLRAKLNLHHHPHCSDTPSGSHALSDTTDQSDRISYVSDERGSTNDNLEMCSEVDAASELAQKDSTERLSPCGTGSRHLSVPPSLSSSHTPLSWLSCPSMHCTSSPPNAAAMGQTVPDSSSVHFPPSFFSTQGAPLPPNPHPTAPRSRYQGNEGVGFSLAEVHQELQTLQRQLGDAAGFSSPQSRHIQGHPDSTHPRLSLHGFQPSISTGSSTLKAGNPLLGSSALWDLSYGGRPLRLGADLSSGSSGYQSGPSHTGSDLMMEHLKEIRGLRQRLDDSIRTNDRLRQQLEEKLACSTADKGAPTNIYIQGLDSVGRLSSDMRLLKEENLSLQERLKEAREGSKEAEQLRQAALVQRASLKEAELKAERWAGQIRDLQAEAESHNREINQLKKERLRNQEDVKRLQHEVSVLQQQLCESRHLVHALQCELQVYQREGGASSDSAGQTCTAVTFDSSRLDPHPGARRRIFSGAAGHHGNVPPLSSDCSSVPSSPEADSAPQGWDATTSTRHGRHAVGRLDAFTALQQQIQEGGDLLGKMEAALCSPSVHPGSVRTLLSDLRTLGTVLQEAGSQLRAFWIEGEAEQARPISSEVATLRLRLLEQERALRDAMERLRSSNRTKDHMENFIVSQLSRTQDVLRRAKTNLQVNQLRISSLCHAPSSSSSSSFSSSSGKGENSGACHGPGIMTTTFIPSTSIVLGVAH; encoded by the exons AAACGACCGCCGGTCCCGACGCTCAGCCTCAGAGGGTTGGAACAG CACCTGAGTGACTTGAAGAAGGAGAACTTCAGCCTGAAGCTCAGGATCTACTTCCTGGAGGAGAAGATCCAGCAGAAGTTTGAGGAGAGCAGTGATGGTGTGCACAAGGAG AACGTGGAgctgaaggtggaggtggagagcCTGAAGAACGACctggaggagaagcagcagctcctggATGAAGCTCT CGCCGCTCAGGAGCGTCTGTCCAATCAGAATGAAGCGGAGCTGCAGCGCCTCCTGGCGGAGAGTCAGGAGGAGATCAGCCGCCTGCAGGAg gaggcggagctagcGCGAGTTGAGGCTGAGCGGATGTCCTCATTGGCGGAAGTGGAGGTTCAGCGCCGTCGGGAGctgcagagagagatggaggagaggatggaggagaggatggaggagaggatggaggagaggatggaggagaggatggaggagaggatggaggagaggatgcagTCGGGTGACGTCACCCTGGACCACAACGACGG GCTGATTGATCAGCTGACTCAGCAGAACCAGTCACTGTGTTTCCGGGTCGATGAGCAGACAGAGGTTCTCTTtggttcctctcctctccagaaGGAAAGACGAGTAGAACAG AGGAAGCCGGCGTTCTGCTCCTGTGGTCGTTCCTCCGCCGCTCAGCAGGACCGGCTCCGCCCCCTGTGGGCCAAGATCAGGACAGGCGAGATCAGGAACCAG gagctgcaggagcgaCTCGACctggtggagctggagctgcgATCGGCCCGCGAGGAGGCGGAGCAACGGGAGATGGAGGTCCAGAAGATCAGCGCTGAGGCCCGGTCCAATGAGGCGCAG GCATCAGATCTCCGTCAGGTGGTtgaagaacagaaccagatgTTGTGTTCCCTCAAAGAGATCGCAGACCGCAGTCAGCTGCAG GCGTCCGGCTCCGATGTGGTCCGTCGTCATGGCGATGTGCTGGTTCTGCAGGCGTCCCTCTTCAGGGCTCAGCTGGAGCTGCAGGCGGGTGAACGGGCTCAGCTGCAGGCGGCCAGAACCCTGGAGGACCAGAACCGCCTCCTGCAGCGGCTGGAGGACAACCTGCAGGTGGCGCTGCAGCGCCGCAGGGAGACGGAGACACACAACCGg GAGCTGCAGCGGCTTCTGGAGGAGGTCCGGACCGCCCTCCTGGAGAGGGAGGAGCTACTGAGGGAGGCCAATCAGGAGAGACGGGGGAGGGAGGCGGAGACAGAGAGCACCATTACGGAGCTGAAGACACGCCTCCAGACCAAAGAGCAGCTGATCCAG GACTTCCTGCTGCTCCAGGACGAGAACAGAGACGCTCTGGTTCAGAAACTCCGCCAGcgaatcagagagagagaccgaGCTCTGGAG cggACGCTGGACGACAGGTTCGAGTGGGCGGAGCAAAAGGAGGCGGAGTCTCGCcgcctgcagctgctgctaaGGGAGCAGGACAGAGACCTGGAGCGGCAGCGCTGCGTCCTGGCCAACAACCAGGAAACCATCTCC AGCCTGGAGGTGCTGCTGCGGGGGCGGGCCCTGGAGGCGGAGCAACTGAGCGACGCCTGGAGGAGCGTCCAACGGCAGCAGCAGGACGGCGAGGAGAGACAGAGCCACGCCCTCCGGGAGCGAGACGCCATCATCCGAAggctgcagggggcgctgcaggcCAGCACGCAGGAAGCCCAg gacCTGCGCTGCTCCCTCCAGGTCCAATCAGCTCCCACCAGCGTGTTGGAGCAGCTGaagctccacctccagctgaAGGATCGTCTCTTCCAGGAGATCCTGGCTGATCAGGCCAGCTGGGCCCAGGAGCACCAGGACCAGGTCCAGGTTCTGCTCAGAACCATCAGCTGCAGGGACCAGTACATACAG GAGTCAGCCGGTCGGGTCGGGGAGGTGATGGAGGAGCAGACGGGGAGGCTTCAGGAGCTCCGCAGGCAGCTGAGCTTCAGGACCGGGTCCAAGGTGGACTCTGGGTCGGAGCTcgagctgcaggaggagctgcaggctgCGCAGGAGGAGCTGCGTCTGGCTCTCAGGAGGGAGAAGCAGAACCAGGAGCTGAGCAGGAGTCAAGCTGCCAGAGAGGAGAACCTCAGGAGAACCCTGAGCGAGAAGGAGGAGGTGATCAGG GACCTCCACAGGCAGCTGGTGGCCCCCCCAGACCTTCCTCTGGTGGAACGGTTGACCCAGGAGGTCCAGGAGCTGAGGGAGAGCCTGGTCCAGCATACCCGGGTCCCGGGTCCGGACCGGCCTGAGTGTGGAG AACCGAGCccagaggatgaagacgaggctGACGGGTCTGTGAGCAGCGATGAAGACGAGTCCGAGCTGAAGGCCCGGTCTGAGGCCAGAACTCAG GACTATGTAGCTGGGTGCCCGGCGGGGTCGTTTGAAGGTCAGGGCCTGATGGAGGTCCAACAGCTGGTGGAGCAGAAGAAGGTGGTGGAGCGGGAGCTGGGGGGCCTGAAGGCCCAGCTGGAGAAGGCCGGGTTCTCCTCCCTGTCAGAGAtgag GAAAGTTCTGCTCAGCCTACAAGAAGAAACCCGAGAGCTGAAGCATCAGCTGACTGACGGTCGGCACGGCGACCGGGAGGAGGAGCTAGATGTGCCCATAGAggggatggaggaagaggaagaggatgaggtggagcagtgggaggtgtctcttcctcagaggaagaagagggccGACGAGcttcagccccgcccctcctcaCCAGTAGCCATAGCAACCAATCCCCTCCAACCGGCGATGTCTGGATTGGCTTTCCCGGTTCcacaggaccaccaggaccaccgaGAGCCGA GGGGGGCGGCGGTCCAGCAGGACAGCAAGGCGGACCTGCAGGACCCCGGTTATGAAACCTGTGGGCGCAGCGAGAACGAAGCTGAGAGGGACGACACCAGCAGCCCAG AGTTCGATGACCTGGAGATGTGCACGTCTCTGGACTGTGGTTCTCAGTGGTGGCCCAGCGTCAACAGCAGCTCCGCCTTCAATAAAGGCTCCGCCCAAAGCTCCGCCCAGAACTCCGCCCACGGAGACGCCTCCCTCCGGCGTCTGGTGGAGGACCTCCGCTCCCAGCTGACCCGCTCTCAGGCGGTGATCCGGGGGCTGCAGAGCCGCCTCCGTTCTCTGTCCACCTCCAGCGACCTGGACCCCCCCGCGACTCGGAAGGTGAACTGGTTCCAGTCGCCCCCCCAGAGCGGGACGGAGGAAGACGAGGGCTGGCAGTCGTCAGACGGGGGGCTCCTGGGGTCGTCCTCTCAGTCGGACAGCGGCCTGCAGGAGCTGGCGTCCCGCGTGAACGCCCTGGAGGACCAGCTGAGGAGCGGGGGGGCGAAGAGCGTCAGCGGGGACAGGAAGTGTGGCCCCTGGCCGGG gaAGGTTGATGCTCTGATCCAGGCCCAGGCCAGGGAACTCTCCCACCTGCGCCAGCGCCTcaaggaggggcggggcttgtgcAGCATCCTGTCCCAGCACCTGGGAGAAACCACCAAGGCCTTCGAGGAGCTGCTGAGGGCCAACGACGTGGACTTCTACATGGGCCAGAGCTTCAGGGAGCAGCTGGCTCAGAGCGGCGCTCTGGCCCAGCGGGTCGGCGCCAAGATCAGCAGCA CAGGAGATCCAccagaggagcaggaagagaagaCGGAACTGCTCGCCAtccg ACTCAGTAAGGAGCTACAGCAGAAGGACAAGGTCATCGAGTCTCTGCGGGCTAAACTCAACCTGCACCATCACCCTCATTGCTCTGACACGCCCAGCGGTAGCCACGCCCTCTCTGAcacaaccgaccaatcagatcgCATCTCCTATGTATCCGATGAGCGTGGATCCACCAATGACAACTTGGAGATGTGCTCTGAGGTGGACGCTGCCAGCGAGCTCGCTCAGAAGGACAGCACAG AGCGCCTCTCTCCTTGTGGCACCGGGTCACGTCACCTGTCTGTCCCTCCATCCCTCAGTTCATCTCACACACCCCTGTCATGGCTCAGctgtcccagcatgcattgcaCCAGCTCGCCCCCCAACGCTGCAGCCATGGGTCAGACAG TTCCAGACTCTAGCTCCGTCCACTTCCCCCCATCCTTCTTCTCCACCCAGGGGGCACCTTTGCCCCCCAATCCTCACCCCACAGCCCCCCGATCCCGTTACCAAGGCAACGAGGGAGTGGGTTTCTCTCTGGCTGAGGTTCACCAGGAGCTGCAGACATTACAGAGGCAGCTGGGAGACGCTGCTG GGTTCTCCAGTCCTCAGTCCAGACACATTCAGGGTCACCCTGACTCCACCCACCCCCGTCTGTCTCTCCATGGATTCCAGCCGTCAATCAGCACTGGCAGCTCTACTCTGAAGGCCGGGAACCCCCTGCTGGGGAGCAGTGCATTATGGGACCTGTCCTACGGCGGTCGACCACTCAGACTGGGAGCCGACCTCTCCTCGGGGTCCTCGGGGTACCAGTCGGGCCCCAGCCACACAG GCTCAGACTTGATGATGGAGCACCTGAAGGAGATCCGGGGTCTCAGGCAGCGACTGGACGACTCCATCCGGACCAACGATCGCCTccggcagcagctggaggagaagttGGCCTGCTCCACCGCCGACAAAG GTGCGCCAACCAACATCTACATCCAGGGTCTGGACTCGGTGGGCCGGCTCTCCAGTGACATGAGACTCCTGAAGGAGGAGAACCTCAGCCTGCAGGAGCGTCTGAAGGAGGCCAGAG AGGGCAGTAAGGAGGCGGAGCAGCTGAGGCAGGCAGCGCTTGTCCAGCGGGCCAGTCTAAAGGAGGCGGAGCTGAAGGCGGAAAGGTGGGCGGGGCAAATCAGAGATCTGCAAGCAGAGGCTGAATCTCACAACCGAGAGATAAACCAGCTGAAAAAGGAGCGACTGAGGAACCAGGAGGACGTCAAGAG ACTCCAGCATGAGGTGAGCgttctccagcagcagctgtgtgaaAGCCGCCATCTGGTCCATGCCCTTCAGTGCGAGCTGCAGGTGTATCAAAGAGAGGGCGGAGCCAGCTCAGACTCAG CAGGTCAGACCTGCACCGCTGTGACCTTTGACTCCAGTCGGCTGGATCCACACCCTGGAGCCAGGAGGCGGATCTTCAGTGGAGCCGCCGGTCACCATGGAAATGTCCCACCCCTGTCATCCGATTGCTCCTCTGTTCCCTCCTCCCCTGAAGCCGACTCCGCCCCTCAGGGTTGGGATGCCACAACCTCCACGCGTCATGGACGCCACGCTGTTGGTCGCCTTGACGCCTTCACcgctctgcagcagcagatccAAGAGGGTGGCGACCTTCTGGGAAAGATGGAGGCCGCTTTGTGTTCGCCGAGCGTCCACCCGGGTTCTGTCAGGACACTGCTGTCAGACTTGAGAACCCTGGGTACCGTCTTGCAGGAGGCTGGCTCTCAGCTCCGGGCATTCTGGATCGAAGGGGAAGCAGAGCAG GCCCGGCCAATCAGCAGCGAGGTGGCGACGCTCCGTCTGAGGCTATTGGAACAGGAACGGGCTCTAAGGGACGCCATGGAGAGACTGAGGAGCTCCAACCGCACCAAAGACCACATGGAGAACTTCATCGTGAGCCAGT tatCCAGAACTCAGGACGTGTTGAGGAGAGCCAAGACCAACCTCCAG GTGAACCAGCTCAGGATTTCCTCCCTTTGCCAcgccccttcctcctcctcctcttcctccttttcttcttcctctggtaAAG GTGAGAACTCAGGAGCCTGTCACGGTCCCGGCATCATGACGACGACCTTCatcccctccacctccatcgtCCTGGGCGTGGCTCACTAG